A window from Apostichopus japonicus isolate 1M-3 chromosome 2, ASM3797524v1, whole genome shotgun sequence encodes these proteins:
- the LOC139979930 gene encoding uncharacterized oxidoreductase YjmC-like: MSTDSLHVQIPKAEVLKFCEACMQSAGANKDHGRQLSEVLFAADYRGHFSHGLNRLPMYVRDIQAKITEKDGEPQILKESAGTAWVDGKNLLGPVVGNFCMDLAIKKAKDAGIGWVVAKGSNHYGIAGWYSLRALDQGLMGISMTNTSPLSAPTRSKEAVLGTNPMSFSAPGKDGDSFVLDMATTTVALGKIEMQKRKNEKMPLGWGQGADGVSSEDPRDVTDRGGCLQPLGGPEITGGYKGYGLSALVEIFCGILGGAHYGPNVRKWMSTQQEADLGQMFAAINPACFCDGFEDRLSDFMGMLRGLDPAEADKPVLVAGDPERQHMAKVDKDGGITYHKNLITSMNELAAELKVTPMKLL; the protein is encoded by the exons ATGTCTACAGATTCACTCCACGTTCAAATCCCAAAAGCGGAGGTTTTGAAATTTTGCGAAGCGTGTATGCAATCAGCTGGAGCTAATAAGGATCACGGAAGACAGTTATCCGAGGTTCTCTTTGCTGCTGATTACAGGGGTCACTTTAGTCATGGATTGAACCGGCTTC CAATGTACGTGCGTGACATCCAGGCAAAGATCACAGAGAAGGATGGAGAGCCCCAAATCTTAAAAGAATCAGCCGGAACTGCTTGGGTGGATGGCAAGAATCTCCTTGGACCAGTGGTCGGTAACTTCTGTATGGATCTGGCTATCAAGAAAGCTAAAGATGCCGGCATTGGATGGGTTGTTGCTAAAG GTTCCAATCATTATGGAATTGCTGGTTGGTATAGCTTGAGAGCTCTAGACCAAGGTCTTATG GGTATCAGTATGACTAATACCTCACCTCTGAGTGCACCTACAAGGTCCAAGGAGGCTGTCCTGGGCACAAATCCAATGAGCTTTTCTGCTCCGGGCAAAGATGGTGATTCTTTTGTACTTGACATGGCAACCACAACTGTGGCGCTTGGAAAG ATTGAGATGCAAAAGCGTAAAAATGAGAAGATGCCTTTAGGATGGGGCCAGGGTGCGGATGGTGTCAGCTCAGAAGATCCGAGAGATGTCACGGACAGGGGGGGATGCCTTCAACCTCTTGGAGGACCAGAGATTACCG GTGGTTACAAGGGTTACGGACTCTCTGCCCTGGTTGAAATTTTCTGCGGGATTCTCGGCGGCGCTCATTACGGGCCCAATGTTCGTAAGTGGATGAGCACACAACAAGAGGCAGACCTG ggtCAGATGTTTGCTGCCATCAACCCTGCATGTTTCTGTGACGGTTTTGAAGATAGACTCAGTGACTTTATGGGAATGCTCAGAGGTCTGGACCCG GCAGAAGCTGACAAACCAGTCTTAGTGGCTGGCGATCCTGAGCGGCAACACATGGCAAAAGTGGATAAAGATGGCGGTATTACCTACCACAAAAATCTGATAACTTCCATG AATGAGTTGGCAGCAGAACTGAAAGTGACTCCAATGAAACTGTTGTAA
- the LOC139979963 gene encoding trimeric intracellular cation channel type 1B.1-like, translated as MDVRVSFAELSKTYDELPMFPVFDIAHYILMILQLRNDAGVGAEALAESNALACWLCGMLSCFGGKIVANFLLGQPVIAAFNSTKHIITATIVWYLMFYSPWDVCYRLISTKLGKLLVYPIKEFSRAKKVASGVAQAAVVYPQGFAVMIIIGAVKGTGSLFIRNVERLLRGVWTPTSNEIMSPSATFKISVTCAFLLTVERMGYIPFPPEQIMFGLTMFIVPYKVSVILLKIGDPYVHVERALRPMLFKKRKRTDGVSQSGKKEATKDQKKKNNDKDSKKKAE; from the exons ATGGATGTGAGGGTATCTTTTGCCGAGCTTTCCAAGACATATGATGAGCTGCCTATGTTTCCTGTCTTTGATATTGCTCATTATATTCTCATGATATTACAGCTAAGGAATGATGCCGGTGTAG gTGCTGAAGCTTTGGCAGAGAGTAATGCCCTTGCTTGCTGGCTTTGTGGAATGTTGTCCTGTTTTGGCGGCAAAATTGTGGCAAATTTCCTCCTTGGTCAACCAGTCATTGCTGCTTTCAATTCGACAAAGCACATCATTACTGCAACCATTGTGTG GTACCTCATGTTCTACTCACCTTGGGATGTTTGCTATCGGCTCATCTCAACCAAGCTTGGAAAATTGTTGGTCTACCCAATCAAAGAATTCTCAAGAGCTAAGAAGGTTGCCTCTGGAGTGGCTCAAGCAGCTGTCGTCTACCCTCAGGGATTTGCAGTGATGATCATAATTGGTGCTGTCAAAG GAACTGGTAGTCTGTTCATCAGAAATGTAGAGAGGCTACTCAGGGGAGTTTGGACCCCAACATCGAATGAAATTATGTCACCCTCTgc GACCTTTAAGATATCCGTAACCTGCGCCTTTCTCCTGACCGTTGAGCGCATGGGTTACATCCCGTTCCCTCCGGAACAAATCATGTTTGGACTCACCATGTTCATCGTACCTTACAAAGTCTCAGTGATTCTTCTCAAGATCGGAGATCCCTATGTCCACGTCGAACGTGCCCTACGACCCATGCTCTTCAAGAAGAGAAAGAGAACGGATGGGGTGAGCCAATCGGGAAAGAAGGAAGCCACAAAAgatcagaagaagaagaacaacgACAAAGATTCCAAGAAGAAAGCCGAATGA